In Halobacteriovorax sp. HLS, one DNA window encodes the following:
- a CDS encoding sensor histidine kinase KdpD has translation MIVITTFIYFIYQDLLGKNIISITNQESIIDSYKLSFINLFTFATCSLLFNSRRTYKRLDELHFGKTKIGSLIQILSHDIINPLNLIIGFTQLIKEESKDPELPDAVLRASSQIQQIIDHVKEMQALESGKKILSLSPIDLSIAIEEVLFVFKEKAKQKGVSIIVKNEVDSQVKILAEPVSFSHQVLNNLVSNAIKFTPEYGEIVIHCYKKSRKVHINIQDTGVGIPLKLIPNLFRFDIVTHRAGTQGEAGTGFGLPLVKKYIELYRGEIHVESLEKSDSNDIHGTNFHIILNCA, from the coding sequence TTGATTGTTATTACAACATTTATCTACTTTATCTACCAAGACCTATTGGGGAAAAATATCATTTCAATAACAAATCAGGAAAGTATTATTGATTCCTACAAGCTATCTTTTATAAACTTGTTTACGTTCGCAACATGTAGTTTACTTTTTAATTCAAGAAGAACCTATAAAAGGTTGGATGAGCTTCACTTTGGGAAAACCAAAATTGGGTCATTAATACAAATACTTTCTCACGATATCATTAATCCTCTAAACCTAATCATAGGTTTTACACAGCTAATAAAAGAAGAAAGTAAGGACCCAGAACTGCCAGATGCCGTCCTCAGGGCATCTAGTCAAATTCAACAAATAATAGATCATGTAAAAGAGATGCAGGCACTTGAATCAGGAAAGAAAATACTCAGCCTAAGTCCTATCGATCTTTCAATAGCAATTGAAGAGGTCCTTTTTGTATTTAAAGAAAAAGCGAAGCAAAAAGGAGTCTCAATAATTGTAAAAAATGAAGTCGACTCTCAAGTGAAAATTTTAGCCGAACCAGTTAGCTTCTCTCATCAGGTACTAAATAACCTTGTTTCAAATGCCATTAAATTTACTCCTGAATACGGAGAAATTGTAATTCATTGTTACAAAAAAAGTAGAAAAGTTCATATAAATATTCAAGACACAGGAGTAGGAATTCCTCTAAAGCTTATACCTAACCTATTTAGATTTGATATTGTAACCCATAGAGCTGGAACACAAGGTGAAGCAGGAACTGGATTTGGACTACCACTTGTTAAAAAGTATATCGAGCTCTATAGAGGTGAAATTCATGTTGAAAGTTTAGAAAAGAGTGACTCTAATGACATACATGGAACTAATTTTCACATTATTCTCAATTGTGCATAA
- a CDS encoding amino acid ABC transporter substrate-binding protein: MKQIFGLILFFYSLISQAGNLAEIRERGFLLCGVSEGIIGFSSPDSTGNWSGIDVDVCKSVAISIFSDSKKVKYIPLNTSDRFKALRSGRIDILSRNTTLNLSRSITEKILFAPVVFFDGQGFLVKKSSGVKTVANLRNAKICVQKNTTSELNLIDYKRKTGIGFKLITFTSRDEVVNGFMKNRCRAMSADISALIAQRASLGGSKEYIVLKENISKEPLAPAVMEKNVELYHLLTWVIHGLIYAEEMGINSTNVSSMLKSSNPGVRRFLGAEIGNGAALKVGESWAYDIINELGNYGEVFERNLGKTSPVNLVRGLNELSINKGLHYSYPLR; the protein is encoded by the coding sequence ATGAAGCAAATATTTGGCCTTATCTTATTCTTTTACTCGCTTATTTCTCAAGCAGGAAATTTAGCAGAAATTAGGGAGCGTGGATTTCTCTTGTGCGGTGTAAGTGAAGGAATTATTGGATTTTCATCTCCTGATTCAACTGGAAATTGGAGTGGAATAGATGTAGATGTCTGTAAGTCTGTTGCAATTAGTATCTTTTCAGACTCTAAGAAGGTTAAATACATTCCTTTAAATACTTCGGATAGATTCAAGGCCCTTCGTTCTGGTCGTATAGATATACTAAGTCGAAATACAACTCTAAATCTCTCACGATCAATTACGGAGAAAATCTTATTTGCTCCTGTGGTCTTCTTTGATGGTCAAGGCTTTTTGGTAAAGAAGAGTTCTGGTGTAAAGACTGTTGCGAATCTTCGAAATGCAAAAATTTGTGTTCAAAAAAATACTACTAGTGAATTGAATCTTATCGATTACAAGAGAAAAACTGGCATCGGTTTCAAGTTGATTACCTTTACAAGCCGGGATGAGGTTGTAAATGGATTTATGAAAAATAGATGTAGAGCAATGAGTGCTGACATCTCCGCACTCATTGCACAAAGAGCAAGCCTTGGAGGGAGTAAAGAGTATATAGTCTTAAAAGAGAATATTTCCAAAGAGCCTCTTGCACCAGCGGTAATGGAGAAGAATGTTGAACTATATCATCTGTTGACTTGGGTGATTCATGGGCTAATTTATGCAGAAGAAATGGGAATAAACTCTACTAATGTTAGCTCAATGTTGAAATCTTCGAACCCTGGGGTTAGGAGATTTTTAGGAGCTGAAATAGGAAATGGAGCCGCTTTAAAAGTAGGGGAAAGTTGGGCCTATGACATAATTAATGAATTAGGTAATTACGGGGAAGTTTTTGAACGTAATCTAGGAAAGACAAGTCCTGTTAATTTGGTCCGTGGGCTTAATGAACTTTCAATTAATAAAGGCCTGCACTATTCATATCCATTAAGGTAG
- a CDS encoding alpha-ketoglutarate-dependent dioxygenase AlkB, with translation MQLLDQEGSLFYYEHYFKESFFEELFSSINWKQEHIRIFGKTVPTPRLQAWYGDPGVYYRYSGIDLAHNDWTDVLMKIKSKIEDDFNVKFNGALINLYRNGSDYSAWHSDNEKNLGDEIDIFSVSFGATRTFQVKNNESKQRIKIELNDSSLLMMGSPLQKFWKHELSKTSKDVGARVNITFRTLIL, from the coding sequence ATGCAGTTACTTGATCAAGAAGGCTCTCTTTTTTATTACGAGCATTACTTTAAAGAATCATTTTTTGAAGAGCTTTTTAGTTCAATAAATTGGAAGCAAGAGCATATAAGAATATTTGGAAAAACTGTTCCAACTCCTCGGCTTCAAGCATGGTATGGTGACCCTGGTGTCTATTATCGCTATTCTGGAATTGATTTAGCACATAATGATTGGACCGATGTACTCATGAAAATAAAATCAAAAATTGAAGATGATTTTAACGTGAAGTTTAATGGTGCTCTGATTAATCTCTATCGAAATGGATCCGACTACTCTGCATGGCATAGTGATAATGAAAAGAATCTAGGTGATGAGATCGATATTTTTTCAGTGAGCTTTGGTGCTACTCGTACTTTTCAAGTTAAGAATAATGAGAGTAAACAAAGAATAAAAATAGAGCTAAATGATAGTAGTTTGCTGATGATGGGCTCCCCGCTGCAAAAGTTTTGGAAGCACGAACTCTCTAAGACGTCCAAAGATGTAGGAGCTAGAGTAAATATTACATTTCGAACTCTAATATTGTAA
- a CDS encoding MerR family transcriptional regulator: MSKYNIQIASNLSGVGTHTLRAWEKRYQAIVPNRSETGRRLYSDEDIEKLQLLSELCTLGNSIGAIANKPKSELQELLRKLGRKNFSSSQPLSLDQSPLKAKESLENLFIALEHFKLDILSHEIGKLKITLSARDFSLKILSPLLDRLNEGFENKSISPAQKSSLLSIIKFHIGHIVFKSYEQKSKNPITIAIASTGENDSHLSSMLSALLCSHYNINFFYLGESQLDSSLLEASNTLGADLIVVGQGDQKNFSSVAMNSKVAEISSKLKLNQKLFLLNERSDSFTTHANVSSIKTIEDLDKHLKDLI, encoded by the coding sequence ATGAGCAAGTACAATATTCAAATAGCATCTAACTTATCGGGAGTAGGTACTCACACTCTAAGAGCTTGGGAAAAGCGTTATCAGGCAATTGTTCCTAATAGAAGTGAGACCGGTAGAAGGTTATATAGTGATGAGGATATTGAAAAGCTTCAACTTTTATCTGAGCTTTGCACTCTTGGTAATTCAATTGGAGCAATTGCTAATAAGCCAAAAAGTGAACTTCAGGAACTTTTAAGAAAGTTAGGTCGCAAGAACTTTTCAAGCTCACAACCTCTTTCATTAGATCAAAGTCCACTTAAGGCCAAAGAGTCTTTAGAAAATCTCTTTATTGCTTTAGAGCACTTTAAGCTAGACATACTTTCACATGAAATAGGCAAGCTGAAGATTACTCTTTCAGCAAGAGACTTTTCTTTGAAAATTCTTTCACCATTGCTTGATAGACTTAATGAAGGATTCGAAAATAAAAGTATATCTCCGGCACAAAAAAGCTCTTTGCTTTCAATTATTAAATTTCATATAGGTCATATTGTATTCAAAAGTTACGAGCAAAAGTCTAAGAACCCTATTACTATAGCAATTGCTTCTACTGGTGAAAATGATAGTCATCTAAGTTCTATGTTAAGTGCGCTATTGTGTTCACACTACAATATTAATTTCTTCTACCTCGGTGAAAGTCAATTAGACTCCTCATTACTTGAGGCCTCTAATACATTGGGAGCAGATTTAATCGTTGTTGGTCAAGGGGATCAAAAGAATTTTTCTTCTGTCGCTATGAATAGTAAAGTAGCGGAAATTTCATCTAAATTAAAACTTAATCAAAAGCTCTTTCTCTTAAACGAGAGAAGTGATTCTTTTACGACTCATGCGAATGTAAGTAGCATTAAAACAATTGAAGATTTAGATAAGCATTTAAAAGATTTAATTTAG
- a CDS encoding arginyltransferase: MKILSMPKLSPQAQCPYLESEHSKQQYFFASEIDADEMNELLNSGWRKFGAYLFRPACEACKKCTPTRIDITNFTLNKKQRKLMKKKEFFQIKRSSLYYDPIFYSIFKNHSKERFSQTEEEIGTEDGFIETFFFNTSTSEIITYEMDNTIIAWGIIDIASESISSVYFAFDPSFSKYSLGKLSILIEIEIAQTLGLKSYHLGYYVEGNSAMSYKINYASVEQMDWKNNEWTQLLN; encoded by the coding sequence ATGAAAATATTATCAATGCCCAAGCTATCCCCTCAGGCGCAGTGTCCATATCTAGAAAGTGAACACTCAAAACAGCAGTATTTCTTCGCCTCTGAAATTGATGCTGATGAAATGAATGAGTTATTAAATTCAGGCTGGAGAAAGTTTGGTGCATACTTATTTCGTCCTGCCTGTGAAGCTTGTAAAAAGTGTACGCCCACAAGAATTGATATTACAAACTTTACTCTCAATAAGAAGCAAAGAAAGCTAATGAAAAAAAAGGAGTTCTTTCAGATAAAGAGAAGTTCTCTGTACTATGATCCAATTTTTTATTCTATTTTTAAAAATCATTCAAAGGAGAGGTTTTCACAAACTGAAGAAGAAATTGGAACAGAAGATGGTTTTATTGAAACTTTCTTTTTTAATACTTCAACTAGTGAAATCATTACTTATGAAATGGATAATACCATTATCGCATGGGGAATAATTGATATTGCAAGCGAATCTATTAGTAGTGTGTACTTTGCTTTTGACCCCAGTTTTTCTAAGTATTCTCTAGGTAAATTATCTATTCTCATTGAGATTGAAATTGCTCAAACTCTTGGCTTAAAAAGTTATCACTTAGGCTACTACGTCGAAGGTAACTCGGCCATGAGTTATAAAATCAACTACGCTTCAGTTGAGCAGATGGATTGGAAAAATAATGAGTGGACTCAACTACTAAATTAA
- a CDS encoding high-potential iron-sulfur protein — translation MNTDRRNFFKKALTAVAFVPLMGEAFAKACVAGAAPAGKKIADIADKAAKRLDYILVATESKNKKYTAGSFCGNCKFYKTSKEESGHAPCSMMANKYVASCGWCKSYRLDKKKA, via the coding sequence ATGAATACTGATAGAAGAAATTTTTTCAAGAAAGCTTTAACAGCAGTGGCATTCGTTCCACTTATGGGTGAGGCCTTTGCAAAAGCATGTGTTGCAGGTGCAGCTCCAGCAGGAAAGAAAATTGCTGATATAGCAGATAAGGCAGCTAAGAGATTAGATTATATTCTTGTAGCAACTGAAAGTAAGAATAAGAAATATACAGCGGGTTCATTTTGTGGAAACTGTAAGTTCTATAAAACAAGTAAAGAAGAGTCTGGTCACGCACCTTGTTCAATGATGGCAAATAAATATGTTGCTTCGTGTGGTTGGTGTAAGTCTTATAGATTAGACAAGAAAAAAGCATAA
- a CDS encoding tRNA-uridine aminocarboxypropyltransferase — translation MNNRKLCSDCHRVMNACICKLAASFNNTLPVTVLRHPSERKQEKATADLLRLSLTNCKIIDSEIFLPEEVLRPEHRNILIYPSENSTALTNKITTHSNSKIHIILIDGTWKKAYKIFMSNNFLHNLETLSLNVEKESIYKSIRKQKDNGLSTFEAAAEVLNLLENNFPLEDFDKALEGFLAQLKSFRN, via the coding sequence ATGAATAATAGAAAGTTATGTTCTGATTGCCATAGAGTAATGAACGCTTGTATTTGTAAACTGGCAGCAAGCTTTAATAATACACTACCTGTGACAGTCTTGAGGCATCCCAGTGAAAGAAAGCAAGAAAAAGCAACTGCTGATTTATTAAGGCTTTCGTTAACTAATTGCAAAATTATTGATTCAGAAATATTTCTCCCTGAAGAGGTTCTAAGGCCAGAGCATAGAAATATACTTATTTATCCTAGCGAAAATTCTACTGCTCTCACAAATAAGATAACCACTCACTCTAATTCGAAAATCCACATTATTCTGATCGACGGAACATGGAAGAAGGCCTACAAAATCTTTATGAGTAATAATTTTCTACATAATCTAGAGACTCTTTCATTAAATGTAGAAAAAGAGTCCATCTATAAAAGTATTAGAAAGCAAAAAGATAATGGACTGAGCACTTTTGAAGCGGCAGCTGAGGTGCTCAACTTATTAGAGAACAACTTCCCCTTGGAAGATTTTGATAAGGCCCTAGAAGGCTTTCTAGCGCAGTTAAAGTCCTTTAGAAATTAG
- a CDS encoding DUF3139 domain-containing protein, which yields MIFRIILLSILLIGVSCSHNVEKKQRHYSDQTNKSFEEIERDNAINRYKQLRWENWNKQKKSKIKTIKPKKYSHQKRTKKKAIIKVDPKEQMIEVDQNLKFYCMENRKDNRFKDSGSCSTHTNKILQQCEIKFSWEDRNLLKCVKSKLR from the coding sequence ATGATTTTTAGAATTATACTACTATCAATCTTATTAATCGGGGTCTCATGTTCTCATAATGTTGAGAAGAAACAACGCCACTACTCTGATCAAACTAATAAAAGCTTTGAGGAAATTGAAAGAGATAATGCAATAAATCGCTATAAGCAACTAAGATGGGAAAACTGGAACAAGCAAAAGAAATCCAAGATAAAAACTATTAAGCCTAAAAAATATAGTCATCAAAAAAGAACAAAGAAGAAAGCGATTATCAAGGTTGATCCAAAAGAACAAATGATTGAGGTTGATCAAAACCTAAAGTTCTATTGTATGGAAAATAGAAAAGATAACCGCTTTAAAGATAGTGGGAGCTGTAGTACTCACACTAATAAAATTCTACAACAATGTGAAATTAAATTTTCATGGGAAGATAGAAATCTTCTCAAATGTGTTAAATCGAAGTTAAGGTAG
- a CDS encoding endonuclease I family protein, translated as MMNKFMFTLVITLVSLNSWSALEDYTYYPKSIIDTLRSNDHSEIKEELYTILSSYHQKTSKRDIIKSDCTDSSNCYIQKKGISYKQARIELFGNLHIERSPLGRYRVKDLYCEKYYGKENGVKPGSIPNSRVMNCEHTWPQSRFNPQMSKLLQKTDLHHLYPVSSRANSSRSNHIFAEVNGNAVNDNCKSSKRGMAYGSSITAFEPPANHKGNVARALFYFSVRFKIQIDPLEERYLRQWHQEDPVDQEEIDRNDKIFAFQKNRNPFIDEPLLVTYINDF; from the coding sequence ATGATGAACAAATTTATGTTTACCCTAGTGATCACTTTAGTATCTCTAAATAGCTGGTCGGCCCTTGAAGACTATACTTACTATCCTAAAAGTATAATCGACACCCTCAGAAGTAATGATCACTCAGAAATCAAAGAAGAGCTCTACACTATTCTTAGTTCTTACCATCAAAAAACAAGTAAGCGCGATATTATAAAATCTGATTGTACGGATTCTTCAAATTGTTATATTCAAAAAAAAGGTATCTCATACAAGCAAGCTAGAATAGAGCTATTTGGAAACTTACATATCGAAAGATCACCACTTGGAAGATATAGAGTTAAGGACCTTTACTGTGAGAAATATTATGGAAAAGAAAATGGTGTAAAACCAGGAAGCATTCCTAATAGTAGAGTCATGAATTGTGAACATACTTGGCCACAAAGTAGATTCAACCCGCAAATGAGTAAATTATTACAAAAAACTGATCTACACCACCTATACCCAGTAAGCAGTAGAGCAAATAGCTCAAGAAGTAATCATATATTTGCAGAAGTTAATGGTAATGCCGTAAATGATAATTGCAAAAGTTCCAAAAGAGGAATGGCATATGGTTCAAGCATAACGGCTTTCGAACCTCCTGCTAATCACAAAGGAAATGTCGCCAGAGCATTATTTTACTTCTCAGTCAGATTCAAAATTCAAATTGATCCTTTGGAAGAGAGATATCTACGTCAATGGCATCAAGAAGACCCTGTTGATCAAGAAGAAATTGATCGTAATGATAAAATCTTTGCCTTTCAAAAAAATAGAAATCCATTCATAGATGAACCACTACTAGTGACTTATATAAATGATTTTTAG
- a CDS encoding 3-oxoacyl-ACP synthase III family protein translates to MKIHSRISGVGSFVPPKVYTNHDLEKMMDTTDEWIVQRTGIEQRHWVDENTSTSDLALEASKQAIADAGLANEDIDMIVFATLSPDHDFPGTGCFLQEKLGVSDISVFDIRQQCTGFLYGLSLADKFISSGSHKNVLVVGAEVHSKGLDKTPRGRAVSVLFGDGAGAVVMSATTVDDKSKDSHIMTSNLHADGSFAKELWVAAPGNALGPDRMNQAMIDENLHFPQMNGKTVFVHAVKRMAETLMKSCAEQGVKIEDVDLFLFHQANLRINSKVAEVLNIPEEKIFNTIQKYGNTTAATIPLGMHDAIKAGKLKPGMLVASAAFGSGFTWASAIWRQ, encoded by the coding sequence ATGAAAATACATAGTAGAATAAGTGGTGTAGGGTCATTTGTCCCTCCAAAAGTTTATACGAATCACGATCTCGAAAAAATGATGGATACAACTGATGAGTGGATTGTTCAAAGAACTGGAATTGAGCAAAGACACTGGGTTGATGAGAATACTTCAACTTCGGACTTGGCACTTGAAGCTAGTAAACAAGCAATTGCTGATGCTGGATTAGCTAATGAAGATATTGACATGATTGTTTTTGCGACACTTAGTCCAGATCATGACTTTCCTGGAACTGGATGCTTCTTGCAAGAGAAACTAGGTGTTTCAGATATTTCAGTTTTTGATATCAGACAACAATGCACAGGCTTTCTATATGGACTAAGTTTAGCAGATAAATTTATTTCTTCTGGTTCACATAAGAATGTACTGGTTGTTGGCGCTGAGGTTCATTCAAAAGGTCTTGATAAGACTCCTAGGGGTCGTGCTGTGTCAGTTCTATTTGGAGATGGTGCCGGTGCTGTAGTGATGAGTGCTACGACTGTAGACGATAAGAGCAAAGATTCTCACATTATGACTAGTAATCTTCATGCAGATGGTTCATTTGCTAAAGAGCTGTGGGTTGCTGCTCCTGGAAATGCTTTAGGTCCTGATAGAATGAATCAAGCTATGATTGATGAAAACCTTCACTTTCCTCAAATGAATGGAAAGACAGTATTTGTACATGCTGTAAAGAGAATGGCCGAAACACTGATGAAATCTTGTGCCGAACAAGGTGTAAAGATAGAGGATGTGGATCTATTTCTATTTCACCAAGCTAATCTAAGAATAAACTCTAAAGTTGCCGAAGTTTTAAATATACCTGAAGAGAAGATTTTCAATACAATTCAAAAATATGGAAATACAACTGCTGCAACTATACCACTTGGTATGCATGATGCGATTAAAGCAGGTAAGCTTAAACCTGGAATGCTAGTGGCCAGTGCGGCTTTTGGTTCAGGTTTTACTTGGGCATCTGCTATTTGGAGACAATAA
- a CDS encoding aldo/keto reductase, producing the protein MKYNNLGKTEISVSEICLGTMTFGQQNTEAESHEILDYALDNEVNFFDTAEMYPIPPNPKTVHRTEQYIGNWDKFKTQRDKIIMATKVVGPGEFVKHIRGGPKLNKEHIFQAVEGSLKRLGTDYIDLYQIHWPDRSTNFFGQREYTHNTRETMTPIEEILGALKELKDQGKIREIGVSNETSWGVMKYLQIAKELNLPLIQSIQNPYNLLNRTFEINLSEISHREDVGLLAYSPLGFGVLSGKYLDGSSTQNSRLNIWKHYSRYSNELAQSATLKYMELAKENGLSPTQLALAFVNTRPFLTANIIGATSIKQLEENLTSATIELSNEVLEKINQIHSQSPNPAP; encoded by the coding sequence ATGAAGTATAATAATTTAGGGAAAACTGAAATCTCAGTTAGTGAAATTTGCTTAGGAACTATGACTTTTGGCCAACAGAATACTGAGGCAGAATCTCATGAGATTTTAGATTATGCTCTTGATAATGAAGTAAACTTCTTTGACACAGCGGAAATGTACCCTATCCCACCAAACCCAAAGACAGTTCATCGAACTGAACAATATATTGGAAATTGGGATAAATTTAAAACTCAAAGAGATAAGATAATCATGGCAACAAAAGTTGTTGGCCCAGGTGAGTTCGTTAAACATATTAGAGGTGGTCCTAAGCTTAATAAGGAACATATTTTTCAAGCCGTTGAAGGTTCCTTAAAACGACTAGGCACTGACTACATAGACCTCTATCAAATACACTGGCCAGATAGAAGTACGAACTTCTTTGGCCAAAGAGAATACACTCACAACACTAGAGAGACGATGACTCCAATTGAAGAAATTCTTGGTGCTTTAAAAGAGTTGAAAGACCAAGGAAAGATCAGAGAGATAGGAGTTTCAAATGAAACCTCTTGGGGTGTAATGAAGTATTTACAGATTGCCAAAGAATTGAATTTGCCTTTAATCCAATCAATTCAAAATCCATATAACCTACTTAATAGAACTTTTGAGATTAACCTTTCAGAAATCTCCCACAGAGAGGATGTCGGACTACTTGCCTATTCACCACTAGGATTTGGTGTTTTAAGTGGCAAGTACTTAGATGGAAGCTCAACGCAAAATTCACGACTGAATATTTGGAAACACTACTCAAGGTACTCAAATGAACTTGCCCAATCTGCAACTCTTAAATATATGGAACTTGCTAAAGAAAACGGACTTAGTCCTACTCAGCTAGCATTGGCCTTTGTGAATACTCGGCCATTTCTAACCGCAAATATAATCGGCGCCACTTCAATTAAGCAATTAGAAGAAAATCTTACGAGTGCAACAATAGAGTTAAGTAACGAAGTACTTGAGAAAATCAATCAAATACATTCACAAAGCCCTAATCCTGCACCATAA
- a CDS encoding VC0807 family protein — MSENNVENTKEPKENAFLNIGLNVILPSVILTKLSGDQHLGQVYSLILALSFPIGYGLYDYIKMKKFNFFSGLGLFSVLMTGGIGLFQLDKSWMVAKETGIPLIMGLAVLYSQFTQYPLVKLFLGQMIDIELIDKTFKEKGHDGLFEKNLRIASFLLACTFFISAILNYVLAVKVLVGEPGSEEFNQSLGKMTALSFPVISVPMVIMVGVIIAYLVMTIKKNTDLEIESIIKQ; from the coding sequence ATGTCAGAAAATAACGTTGAAAATACAAAAGAACCAAAAGAGAACGCATTTTTAAATATAGGTTTAAACGTAATCCTACCATCGGTGATACTAACAAAACTCAGTGGCGATCAGCACTTAGGTCAAGTCTATAGCTTAATTCTAGCGCTAAGTTTTCCTATCGGATATGGGCTATACGACTATATAAAAATGAAGAAATTCAACTTCTTCTCTGGTTTAGGACTTTTCTCAGTATTAATGACTGGTGGTATCGGATTATTTCAACTCGATAAAAGCTGGATGGTTGCAAAAGAAACTGGAATACCACTAATAATGGGATTGGCCGTTCTTTATAGTCAATTTACACAATATCCTCTAGTGAAACTATTTCTAGGTCAGATGATCGATATTGAATTAATTGATAAAACATTTAAAGAAAAGGGACATGACGGCCTATTTGAAAAGAACCTTAGAATTGCTTCTTTTCTACTGGCGTGTACTTTCTTTATTTCAGCGATCCTCAATTATGTTCTCGCAGTAAAAGTACTTGTAGGAGAACCTGGTAGTGAGGAGTTTAATCAGAGCTTAGGTAAAATGACCGCTTTGAGTTTTCCTGTAATATCTGTTCCGATGGTCATAATGGTTGGAGTCATCATTGCTTACCTAGTAATGACGATCAAAAAGAATACTGACCTAGAAATTGAATCTATAATTAAACAGTAG
- a CDS encoding S8 family peptidase, with translation MKKIILSCALAFTASAAATDFNGYIVKFKKGTKSFDNKAFNALGEFKRMNFSFGEFATLKGANISNKSVKSLENHPDVEYIEPNWIITVDPAQKSETISDPSYSQQWGLKNTGTNSGGWFSSGKAGEDVNAENAWNITKGSKDIIVAVIDTGIDYRHADLKDNLWVNDAELNGEAGVDDDGNGYIDDVYGYDFANNDADPLDGHGHGTHCSGVIGASHNNKGVRGVMADVKLMGIKFLTDKGSGETIGAIKAIEYAVKNGAHITSNSWGGGERSEALKEAIKAAYDAGTMFVAAAGNERNDNDARPTYPAAYKVDGIITVGAMDGKGNRSSFSNYGKTSVHVFAPGSNILSTVTNGRYQKMSGTSMATPFVSGVLGLLLANEPGLTIDEAKSQLMDSTVRNRSLGQYSVAGRVDAFRMLRNERN, from the coding sequence ATGAAAAAAATTATACTATCATGTGCTTTGGCGTTTACAGCTAGCGCAGCCGCAACAGACTTCAATGGATACATTGTAAAATTTAAAAAAGGGACAAAGTCCTTTGATAATAAGGCATTTAATGCTTTAGGTGAATTTAAGAGAATGAACTTTTCTTTTGGTGAGTTTGCAACATTAAAAGGCGCAAATATTTCTAACAAGAGTGTTAAGTCTCTTGAAAACCACCCAGATGTTGAGTATATCGAACCAAACTGGATTATCACTGTTGATCCAGCGCAAAAGTCTGAAACTATTTCTGATCCAAGCTATTCACAACAATGGGGATTAAAAAATACAGGAACAAATTCTGGTGGTTGGTTTTCTTCTGGTAAGGCCGGTGAAGACGTTAATGCTGAGAATGCTTGGAATATCACAAAGGGTAGTAAAGATATAATCGTTGCTGTTATTGATACAGGAATTGATTATAGACATGCAGACTTAAAAGATAATCTTTGGGTTAATGATGCTGAACTAAATGGTGAAGCAGGTGTTGATGACGACGGAAATGGTTATATTGACGATGTTTATGGTTATGATTTCGCAAATAACGACGCAGATCCTTTAGATGGTCACGGTCATGGGACACACTGTTCAGGTGTAATTGGAGCTTCTCACAATAATAAAGGTGTGAGAGGAGTTATGGCAGACGTTAAGCTAATGGGTATTAAGTTTTTAACAGACAAAGGTTCTGGTGAAACTATTGGTGCAATTAAAGCGATTGAATATGCTGTAAAAAATGGTGCACATATAACTTCAAATTCTTGGGGTGGTGGAGAAAGATCGGAAGCGCTTAAGGAAGCAATCAAAGCTGCTTATGATGCTGGGACTATGTTTGTTGCAGCTGCTGGTAACGAGAGAAATGATAACGATGCAAGACCAACTTATCCTGCTGCTTACAAAGTAGACGGAATTATCACAGTTGGAGCAATGGACGGTAAGGGTAATAGATCAAGCTTCTCTAATTACGGAAAAACTTCTGTACATGTATTTGCACCAGGTTCAAATATTTTATCGACAGTTACGAATGGTAGATACCAGAAGATGTCTGGAACATCTATGGCGACTCCTTTTGTATCAGGTGTACTAGGTCTTTTACTTGCTAACGAGCCAGGGTTAACTATTGATGAGGCAAAATCTCAATTAATGGACTCGACAGTGAGAAATCGTTCACTTGGTCAGTACTCAGTTGCTGGTAGAGTTGATGCATTTAGAATGCTAAGAAACGAAAGAAACTAA